A portion of the Rhizoctonia solani chromosome 6, complete sequence genome contains these proteins:
- a CDS encoding ATP-dependent DNA ligase, giving the protein MSDPLAVLPGGEIPKRLLADGESVEVTGSSKSRSKYTTKRTDTHYYCSCPAWRNQSGVKVELRTCKHLKELLGDAYEVARTSSNKPAPKPADRTQSTKKASLPPSSNSSAPSGCSTRSTRASKRKYSDDEPAEDQKNDEDVPQASADNEDAANINQDTPATDADDLAEINGIKPKVYMRDGEEREAKSQTSSSTYKIKRTWDHYYCTCPAWRNQGGVPVNARSCKHIKSILGEEYEAARAKLKNPDGSNSPSCKDSRPSKRAKKDGANSSGNGGGSTKTVPQLLLAVKWDLATGCDPTGWWMSEKLDGVRVYYDGKKMWSRLGNPFTPPQEFLDRLPKDVTLDGELFGGRGKFQDTVSIVKTANSPHWKNITFQIFDIPSRGSEPFEERVTYLKKHFQNIPQVNVVEQTMCKSRDHLLETLKDVEHDGGEGVMLRQPGSEYEGKRSSSLLKVKTFYDGEAEVVGYEPGKGKHKGVTGALKCVMASGKKFSVGSGLTDKQRRVPPKVGTIVTYRFQELTRDGVPRFPTFVGIAIDKDKPSDPSVPDNHIIGSSN; this is encoded by the exons atGTCCGACCCATTGGCAGTTCTACCTGGCGGAGAGATACCAAAAAGACTTTTGGCTGATGGCGAATCGGTCGAAGTAACCGGCTCTTCAAAATCGAG GTCCAAGTATACCACCAAGCGCACTGATACCCACTACTACTGTTCTT GTCCCGCCTGGAGAAATCAG AGTGGCGTCAAGGTAGAACTACGGACTTGCAAGCACTTGAAGGAGCTTTTGGGTGACGCATACGAGGTCGCGCGAACCTCGTCCAACAAACCTGCACCCAAACCGGCTGACAGGACCCAGAGCACAAAGAAAGCTAGTTTACCACCCAGCAGCAACTCATCCGCTCCTTCAGGGTGTTCAACACGATCTACACGCGCTAGTAAACGTAAATATTCCGACGATGAACCTGCCGAGGATCAGAAGAACGACGAGGACGTACCCCAAGCTTCCGCTGACAATGAGGACGCCGCGAACATCAACCAAGATACACCAGCCACAGATGCCGACGACCTTGCGGAAATCAACGGGATAAAACCAAAAGTGTACATGCGCGATGGAGAAGAGCGCGAAGCCAAGAGTCAAACCAG CTCTTCCACCTACAAGATCAAGCGTACTTGGGATCATTACTACTGCACCTGCCCCGCATGGCGCAACCAAGGCGGCGTCCCTGTCAACGCCCGCTCATGCAAACATATTAAAAGTATTCTGGGAGAAGAGTATGAAGCAGCCCGTGCGAAACTCAAGAACCCCGATGGCTCCAACTCGCCTTCATGCAAGGACAGTCGGCCTTCCAAACGAGCCAAGAAGGATGGTGCAAATTCGAGTGGAAATGGAGGTGGCAGTACCAAGACCGTCCCTCAACTACTGCTGGCGGTCAAGTGGGATTTAGCAACGGGATGCGACCCCACTGGATGGTGGATGAGTGAAAAGTTAGATGGCGTTCG TGTTTACTATGACGGAAAGAAAATGTGGAGTCGGCTCGGCAATCCGTTCACACCCCCGCAGGAGTTTCTTGACC GTCTTCCTAAGGATGTTACATTGGATGGAGAG CTCTTCGGAGGGCGCGGGAAATTTCAGGACACAGTGTCAATCGTCAAGACTGCCAATTCTCCTCACTGGAAGAATATTACCTTCCAG ATATTCGACATCCCCTCCCGTGGGTCGGAGCCATTCGAAGAACGTGTTACCTATCTAAAGAAACACTTTCAAAACATTCCTCAAGTAAATGTCGTTGAACAGACCATGTGCAAGTCCAGGGATCATCTTCTGGAGACTCTCAAGGACGTGGAGCATGATGGAGGCGAAGGAGTTATGCTGCGCCAACCGGGAAGTGAATACGAGGGGAAACGCTCGTCTTCACTCCTTAAAGTCAAG ACGTTTTATGATGGAGAGGCCGAAGTGGTTGGGTACGAACCCGGCAAAGGCAAGCACAAAGGTGTGACAGGCGCCCTTAAATGCGTAATGGCATCTGGCAAG AAATTTAGCGTTGGGTCAGGATTGACCGATAAACAACGCCGTGTACCGCCCAAAGTCGGGACCATTGTAACATATCGCTTCCAAGAACTGACTCGTGATGGAGTACCAAG GTTTCCCACATTTGTCGGTATTGCAATCGACAAGGACAAGCCCAGTGACCCTTCGGTCCCGGATAATCACATTATAGGAAGCAGTAATTGA
- a CDS encoding alpha-amylase, producing the protein MRTSLSFVVLLAVSANAARRSSHLHAAQRMHRRAPNSDKSGIPFQQPCKLIVLKAPFTEIVVQMFGWNWNSIGDECVQFLGPTGVGFVQVNPPQEHLAGDQWWVDYQVVSYQLQSKRGSRAEFAGMINKCKGAGVKVMVDTIWNHMAGVDNGVGTAGTQFSHYNYPGLYQWNDFHHCGLTNNDDIQNWGDTEQIWNCELSNLADLNSNSEYVQGKLAEFTNDLLSLGVDGLRLDAAKHIHPWDIGQVINRLSRKPDYITQEIVDTSGSMVGMYTGIGDIQEFRYSEALRDAFNWNGIAGLRGIENRGWLASNLANVFVTNHDQEHDGAVLSYKSASNTYTLAHVFMLSYPYGTPTILSSYTFNDKNEGAPNGSYGTCYGAGGVNNWLCQHRWTPIAGMIGFYNQVGNAGLTNWAQGSNQQIAFGRGSVGFVAINNENWEWTSTFQTSLPSGTYCDVASGKKEGNNCTGGSVAVSNGSFTVTIPGRSAVGYHTGAKY; encoded by the exons ATGCGCACTTCGCTTTCTTTTGTGGTGTTGCTCGCCGTATCAGCCAATGCGGCTCGTCGTTCCTCTCATTTGCATGCGGCCCAGCGAATGCACCGACGTGCACCAAATAGCGATAAAAGTGGGATACCTTTCCAACAACCGTGCAAACTCATCGTGCTGAAAGCTCCGTTTACAGAGATCGTCGTACAAATGTTCGGCTGGAACTGGAATAGTATTGGAGATGAATGCGTTCAGTTTCTCGGCCCTACCGGTGTCGGATTTGTGCAGGTCAACCCTCCTCAAGAGCATCTAGCCGGCGACCAATGGTGGGTGGATTACCAGGTAGTCAGTTATCAACTCCAGTCAAAGCGAGGGTCACGCGCTGAGTTTGCGGGGATGATCAACAAATGCAAAGGGGCGGGTGTAAAAGTCATGGTTG ACACCATATGGAATCATATGGCTGGTGTTGACAACG GCGTTGGGACTGCTGGAACTC AATTCAGCCACTATAATTACCCTGGCTTGTATCAGTGGAAT GATTTCCACCATTGCG GATTAACCAACAATGATGATATTC AAAACTGGGGCGATACCGAGCAAATATGGAACTGCGAACTATCCAACCTAGCAGA TCTCAACTCCAACTCGGAATACGTCCAAGGCAAGCTTGCGGAATTCACCAACGACTTACTCAGCCTAGGTGTTGATGGGTTGCGCTTGGATGCAGCGAAGC ATATTCATCCATGGGATATTGGCCAGGTTATAAACCGGCTCTCGCGTAAACCAGACTATATCACGCAAGAGATTGTCGATACCTCTGGCTCTATGGTCGGCATGTATACTGGTATCGGTGATATCCAAGA GTTCCGCTATTCTGAAGCGCTGAGGGACGCATTTAATTGGAACGGAATTGCAGGATTGAGAGGAATCGAAAATCGGG GGTGGTTGGCATCCAACTTAGCCAACGTCTTTGTGACAAACCATGATCAGGAACACGACGGAGCTGTCCTTTCGTATAAATCGGCGAGCAATACCTATACTCTGGCTCACGTTTTTATGCT ATCTTATCCCTACGGCACCCCAACTATCCTTTCCAGTTATACTTTTAATGACAAAAATGAGGGTGCTCCAAACGGCT CATACGGAACTTGCTACGGTGCGGGAGGGGTGAACAACTG GTTGTGCCAACACCGCTGGACTCCTATCGCCGGAATGATTGGGTTCTACAATCAAGTTggcaacgctggtttgaccAATTGGGCACAAGGATCCAACCAGCAAATCGCGTTTGGTCGTGGTAGTGTTGGGTTTGTTGCTATCAACAACGAGAATTGGGAGTGGACGTCGACTTTCCAGACGTCCCTCCCGAGcggtacttactgcgacGTGGCAAGTGGGAAGAAGGAAGGCAACAACTGCACTGGAGGAAG TGTTGCAGTCTCTAATGGCTCATTTACCGTGACCATCCCCGGTCGCAGTGCAGTTGGCTACCATACTGGCGCCAAGTATTGA
- a CDS encoding alpha-amylase encodes MFTRTSLASLTLLAVSANATRNCSGSDAPLGIHRRSPNNDNKVLVQMFGWNWKSIAAECESFLGPAGVGFVQVNPPQEHLSGDQWWVDYQAVSYQLQSRRGSRSDFAEMVGRCKSVGVKVSVDMIWNHMAGVENGIGNAGTHFSHYNYPGLFSWNDFHHCGKTNNDDIQNWGDRDQIWNCELVNLAESVYVQDKLAAFTNDLLTLGVDGLRLDAAKHMHPDDIRAIMGKLSRRPLYVSQEIVDTEGSLAGMYTDIGDVQEFRYPEALKAAFISDGIAGLRGIENRGWLPSNSANVFVTNHDQERGGSALTYKSGNTYTLAHVFMLSYPYGTPTILSSYEFNDSNAGAPNGAYGTCNGAGGSNGWLCQHRWNAIAGMIRFYNQVGTADLNNWVQESNQQIGFGRGSTGFVAINNEDREWARTFQTSLPSGSYCDVVSGRKSGGDCTGGKVTISNGSFTVTVPARTALAYHTGAKS; translated from the exons ATGTTCACTCGTACTTCACTCGCGTCTCTTACCCTCCTTGCTGTCTCGGCGAATGCTACTCGTAACTGCTCTGGCTCTGATGCGCCCTTGGGAATACATAGACGGAGTCCGAATAATGACAATA AGGTTTTGGTACAAATGTTTGGCTGGAACTGGAAGAGTATCGCCGCTGAGTGCGAATCCTTCCTGGGACCAGCAGGTGTCGGCTTTGTCCAAGTCAATCCTCCCCAGGAACATTTAAGTGGTGACCAGTGGTGGGTAGACTACCAGGCAGTCAGCTATCAGCTTCAGTCAAGGCGTGGTTCGCGCTCCGATTTTGCGGAAATGGTTGGTCGTTGCAAAAGCGTAGGCGTAAAGGTCTCGGTTG ATATGATATGGAATCACATGGCCGGAGTGGAGAATG GTATTGGTAACGCTGGAACTC ACTTCAGTCACTACAACTACCCTGGGTTATTTAGTTGGAAC GATTTCCACCATTGCG GAAAGACCAATAATGATGACATCC AAAACTGGGGCGATCGTGACCAGATTTGGAACTGCGAATTGGTCAATCTCGCCGA ATCAGTTTATGTGCAAGACAAACTTGCTGCCTTCACGAACGACCTTCTCACTCTTGGCGTCGATGGATTACGCCTTGACGCGGCAAAGC ACATGCACCCCGATGATATTCGTGCGATTATGGGCAAACTTTCCCGCCGACCACTCTATGTTTCCCAGGAGATCGTCGATACTGAAGGGTCTCTAGCTGGCATGTACACCGACATCGGTGATGTTCAAGA ATTCCGGTACCCAGAGGCACTAAAGGCTGCATTCATATCAGATGGAATCGCCGGACTTCGTGGGATTGAGAACCGAGGGTGGTTGCCATCCAATTCGGCCAACGTCTTTGTGACGAATCATGACCAAGAGCGAGGGGGTAGCGCATTGACTTATAAGTCAGGCAATACGTATACGTTAGCCCATGTTTTCATGTT GTCCTATCCCTATGGCACTCCAACTATTCTTTCCAGTTATGAATTCAATGATAGCAATGCGGGAGCTCCTAATGGTG CATATGGTACCTGCAATGGTGCCGGGGGTTCTAATGGCTG GCTATGTCAACACCGTTGGAATGCTATCGCTGGTATGATCAGATTCTACAACCAAGTTGGCACTGCCGACTTGAACAATTGGGTACAAGAATCCAATCAGCAAATCGGATTCGGACGCGGAAGCACGGGTTTTGTAGCCATAAATAACGAAGACAGAGAGTGGGCGCGTACTTTTCAGACATCACTCCCAAGTGGTAGCTACTGTGATGTGGTGAGCGGTAGGAAAAGTGGTGGTGACTGCACCGGCGGAAA